In the Cyanobacteriota bacterium genome, ATAATTCGCTTGGCACTCTTTTGCCCAACTCCAGGTGCAACACAAAGTAGTTCATGTTTCTCGCGCAGCACTGCAGAGATAATCTCCTCAACATTTAGCACGTTTAATATATTTAAAGCAGCTTTCGGGCCCACGCCACTCACACTAATCAAGCATTCAAACAACTCTTTTTCTGCACGACTAATAAAGCCCCAAAGCCTGATGCCATCCTCTTTTGACTGAGTATGAATTTGCACAGAGAGTTTCTGTCCCTTAGTAACTTGTCCAAGTGTTTTTGTGTTAGAAAAAATCAAATAACCAATATTATTTACTTCAAGAATCAAGCTTGAGTTGTTGTAATTCCGCTCAGTGACTATTCCGTTTAGGTATGCAAACATGTCATTTATTATATAGCCAAAATTAATATTCTTTAATCACATAGCTGGAACTTTTTATACAATCTTGCAAGTGCTCACCAGTAGCCAATTCTAATTCGTAATTACAACTCAAGCAATTAAAACAAGAAAATAATGATTTTAAAAATTTGTTAAAAGCAGTTGACCCAACGCCAGAAATCTGGGACTATAGTTCCTGTATACACGGGGTCCAATCCCTTGGCCTCTGTGTTATGAGAATTTTATATGGAATATAGGGTGAACAAACGAAATAAAAAAGGA is a window encoding:
- the ruvA gene encoding Holliday junction branch migration protein RuvA; translation: MFAYLNGIVTERNYNNSSLILEVNNIGYLIFSNTKTLGQVTKGQKLSVQIHTQSKEDGIRLWGFISRAEKELFECLISVSGVGPKAALNILNVLNVEEIISAVLREKHELLCVAPGVGQKSAKRIILELKTKLSNVKRSEILDNDNNYDSAEDVNSILSNLGFSAIDIDKKLSLAREQEIGDDAEELVRFCIAN